In Magnetococcales bacterium, one genomic interval encodes:
- a CDS encoding transposase: MCPPARNSGRDIATAYSRAREETEEFKKEYAIRAGGESVNAALKTAHGLGKVWTRRLIRVAFAVRMKALASNVKRFLRYRCAQMAGKVEKTELVPA, from the coding sequence ATGTGCCCACCCGCCAGAAACTCAGGCCGGGATATCGCCACTGCCTACAGTCGGGCGCGGGAGGAGACCGAGGAGTTCAAAAAGGAATACGCCATTCGCGCTGGGGGCGAGTCAGTCAATGCGGCTCTCAAGACGGCACATGGTCTGGGCAAGGTCTGGACCCGGCGTCTGATTCGGGTCGCCTTTGCGGTCAGAATGAAGGCTTTGGCCAGTAACGTGAAACGATTTCTACGCTACAGATGCGCCCAAATGGCCGGAAAAGTTGAAAAGACAGAACTCGTTCCGGCGTAA
- a CDS encoding LexA family transcriptional regulator codes for MIAENRLHALRKAKLLEIIHREGSQATVARKVGTDKSYLSQIVSPKGSRNVGEALARRIEEAYGQAYGWMDESFDEDEKLPFLDLGELSNEFVPIPRLQVGASLGPGMEAPEAEAINGHLAFKRVWLQKRRLNPKFLTIIDAIGDSMHPTISDGDVLLVDLRQKEPLDNRIFVLRMNRHLYAKRLQFRQQSQIMVLSDNPNSPAFNVESEGDMGLDIIGRVVWAGKDL; via the coding sequence ATGATCGCCGAAAATCGCCTACACGCTTTACGCAAAGCCAAACTTCTGGAAATCATTCACCGGGAGGGAAGTCAGGCCACGGTTGCCCGCAAAGTTGGTACTGACAAATCCTATCTTTCCCAGATTGTCAGCCCCAAAGGCTCTCGTAATGTGGGAGAGGCCCTGGCCAGACGGATCGAAGAGGCTTATGGGCAAGCGTATGGTTGGATGGATGAATCCTTTGACGAGGATGAAAAGTTGCCTTTTTTGGATCTTGGGGAGCTTTCCAACGAATTTGTACCCATCCCACGACTGCAAGTGGGAGCGAGCCTCGGTCCCGGGATGGAAGCCCCTGAAGCAGAGGCGATCAACGGACATCTTGCCTTCAAACGGGTTTGGCTGCAAAAACGGCGTCTGAATCCCAAATTTCTCACCATCATCGACGCCATCGGCGATTCCATGCATCCCACCATCTCCGATGGCGATGTTTTGTTAGTGGATTTGCGCCAGAAGGAGCCTCTGGATAACCGGATTTTTGTCCTCAGGATGAACCGTCATCTCTATGCCAAACGGCTTCAGTTTCGCCAGCAAAGCCAAATCATGGTGCTTTCCGACAATCCCAACTCCCCTGCTTTTAATGTAGAGAGTGAAGGAGATATGGGTTTGGATATTATTGGCCGGGTGGTTTGGGCCGGGAAGGATCTTTAG
- a CDS encoding response regulator transcription factor, translated as MPEETSKKTVLLVDDDPNVHLLFSTVIQGMGYEVVGEARDGKEGLQMFQEKAPDLVLLDIHMPVMDGIEALKKILAADPNARVVMLTTLHNMDIYEECLLLGAKRYIPKDTPMMELRNRISEAIE; from the coding sequence ATGCCTGAGGAAACATCAAAAAAAACAGTACTTTTAGTGGATGACGACCCCAACGTGCACCTCCTTTTTTCCACGGTGATCCAGGGCATGGGCTATGAGGTGGTGGGGGAAGCACGGGATGGTAAGGAAGGTTTACAGATGTTTCAGGAAAAAGCACCGGACTTGGTGTTGCTGGATATCCACATGCCGGTGATGGATGGCATAGAGGCGCTTAAAAAGATCTTGGCCGCTGACCCCAACGCCCGGGTGGTGATGCTGACCACTCTCCACAACATGGATATCTATGAAGAGTGTTTGCTGTTGGGTGCCAAACGCTATATTCCCAAGGATACACCGATGATGGAGTTGCGAAATCGTATTTCTGAGGCGATTGAGTAA
- a CDS encoding CDGSH iron-sulfur domain-containing protein has product MSDNSQSAEAPLMYQKNSPHAVTAKKGESLFICQCGHSKKAPFCDGSHKGRPEKKRPLRHVAEADDTLYVCGCGRSANMPWCDGSHKR; this is encoded by the coding sequence ATGTCCGATAATTCCCAGAGTGCTGAAGCTCCTCTCATGTATCAAAAAAATTCTCCCCATGCCGTGACTGCCAAAAAGGGAGAGTCGCTTTTTATCTGTCAGTGTGGCCACTCCAAAAAGGCCCCTTTTTGTGATGGCAGCCATAAGGGGCGTCCTGAGAAAAAACGCCCTTTGCGTCATGTGGCCGAGGCCGATGATACCCTCTATGTCTGTGGTTGTGGTCGAAGCGCCAACATGCCCTGGTGTGATGGCTCCCATAAGCGTTGA
- a CDS encoding HlyD family efflux transporter periplasmic adaptor subunit encodes MTKMKETWRKLTFFPALLLGAALLFSVVKGRTPPERVAPEERIRLARIIPTPELAFLPRATAHGLVRPGRVWRAVAQVSGQVLEIHRDLKQGAILPKGAELVRLDPVEYQLTVARLRANIRGVEARMAELAVKKENAQASLTIERQSLALIQKELERKRELVKSRTTSGAALDQAQREVLASRQGVRNLQNTLDLIPTEKKALEAERTVYQAQLAQAQLDLEHTVITAPFDLRVAEVNLETSQFVSRGELLAVGDGLAVAEVVAQLSLERLSGLLLPNRRKKIDPTTIMAELPDLLGVVPEVRLQVGERTMTWPARLARISDAIDPQTRTVGVIVAVDHPYRQARPGLRPPLSKNMFVDVHFQGRAQANKVVAPRKALRDGHFLHLVGKDNRLEIRPVEIFLRQDDFIVVEKGLSAGERVVLTDLTPAVVGMKIKPTVDEAALAELVFQASGSRVGEAVNPVTSYGTDYLPLAADIPVVKSPAVETLKP; translated from the coding sequence ATGACCAAGATGAAAGAAACATGGCGTAAACTGACCTTTTTTCCAGCACTCTTGCTGGGAGCGGCGCTGCTTTTTTCAGTGGTGAAGGGACGCACTCCCCCGGAACGGGTAGCCCCGGAAGAGCGCATTCGCCTGGCCCGGATCATTCCCACCCCAGAGCTGGCTTTTCTGCCACGGGCTACGGCTCACGGCTTGGTACGCCCAGGTCGGGTATGGCGGGCTGTGGCCCAGGTAAGCGGTCAGGTACTGGAAATTCATCGGGATTTGAAGCAGGGGGCCATTCTTCCAAAAGGGGCGGAGCTGGTTCGTCTGGACCCGGTGGAATATCAGCTCACTGTGGCACGTCTCAGGGCCAATATCAGGGGAGTCGAAGCCCGAATGGCCGAACTGGCCGTCAAAAAGGAGAACGCCCAGGCTTCTCTGACCATCGAACGTCAATCCTTGGCTCTGATCCAAAAAGAGCTGGAACGCAAGCGTGAGTTGGTCAAAAGCCGGACCACTTCCGGGGCGGCTTTGGATCAGGCCCAGAGGGAAGTGCTCGCCTCCCGCCAGGGGGTGCGTAACCTCCAAAACACCCTGGATCTGATTCCGACTGAAAAAAAAGCCCTGGAGGCTGAACGCACGGTCTATCAAGCGCAATTGGCCCAGGCCCAGCTGGATCTGGAGCACACCGTGATTACGGCGCCATTCGATCTGCGGGTGGCTGAGGTCAACCTGGAAACTTCCCAGTTTGTCAGTCGTGGGGAGCTGCTGGCTGTTGGCGATGGGTTGGCAGTGGCTGAGGTGGTGGCCCAACTTTCCCTGGAACGACTCTCCGGACTATTGCTCCCAAACCGCCGGAAAAAAATAGACCCTACCACCATTATGGCGGAGCTGCCGGATCTTTTGGGAGTGGTGCCGGAGGTGCGTCTGCAGGTGGGGGAGAGGACCATGACCTGGCCTGCCCGTCTCGCCCGCATCAGCGACGCCATCGATCCCCAGACCCGCACGGTCGGGGTCATCGTGGCGGTGGATCACCCCTATCGCCAGGCTCGCCCCGGCCTGCGCCCCCCTCTGTCGAAAAACATGTTTGTGGATGTCCATTTTCAGGGGCGTGCCCAAGCGAACAAAGTCGTTGCTCCCCGGAAAGCCCTCAGGGATGGCCATTTTTTGCATCTGGTGGGGAAGGATAATCGATTGGAAATCCGCCCTGTGGAGATTTTCTTGCGTCAGGATGATTTTATCGTCGTGGAAAAAGGCTTGTCTGCTGGTGAGCGGGTGGTGCTGACTGATTTGACGCCGGCGGTGGTCGGCATGAAAATCAAACCCACAGTGGATGAGGCGGCCTTGGCAGAGCTGGTTTTTCAGGCTTCAGGCAGCAGGGTAGGTGAAGCTGTAAACCCGGTTACCTCTTATGGGACCGATTATCTTCCGCTAGCGGCGGACATCCCTGTTGTAAAGAGCCCGGCAGTGGAAACCTTGAAGCCATGA